A section of the Gallus gallus isolate bGalGal1 chromosome 4, bGalGal1.mat.broiler.GRCg7b, whole genome shotgun sequence genome encodes:
- the UCHL1 gene encoding ubiquitin carboxyl-terminal hydrolase isozyme L1 translates to MAWQPMEINPEMLNKVLSRLGVSPGWRFVDVLGFEEEALGAVPSPACALLLLFPLTEQHENFRKQQTEKIKDQEISSKVYFLKQTVSNSCGTIGLIHAVANNKDKIKLDEGSALKKFLDETADLSPEERAKRFANNKAIQEVHNSVAQEGQCRVEDNSVNFHFILFANVDGHLYELDGRLPFPVNHGTSSDDLLLKDSAKICRQFTEREKGEVRFSAVAFCKSA, encoded by the exons ATGGCGTGGCAGCCCATGGAGATCAACCCCGAG ATGCTGAACAAA GTGCTGTCCCGCCTCGGGGTGAGCCCCGGCTGGCGCTTCGTGGACGTGCTGGGCTTCGAGGAGGAGGCTCTGGGTGCCGTTCCCAGCCCGGCCTGcgccctgctgctcctcttcccCCTCACCGAGCAG CATGAGAACTTTAGGAAACAACAGACTGAGAAAATAAAGGACCAAGAAATCAGTTCCAAGGTGTATTTCCTGAAGCAGACTGTCAGTAACTCCTGTGGGACGATTGGTCTGATACACGCAGTTGCTAAtaacaaagacaaaattaaacTTG ATGAGGGATCTGCcctgaagaaatttcttgatGAAACAGCTGATCTGTCTCCTGAAGAGAGAGCTAAGCGTTTTGCAAATAATAAG GCTATACAAGAAGTCCACAACTCTGTTGCACAGGAAGGACAGTGTCGG GTTGAGGACAACAGTGTGAACTTCCACTTCATCCTGTTTGCTAATGTGGATGGACATCTGTATGAACTGG ATGGGCGTTTGCCATTTCCTGTAAACCATGGCACAAGCTCAGATGACTTGCTATTGAAG gattCTGCTAAGATCTGCAGACAATTTACAGAACGTGAAAAAGGAGAAGTTCGTTTCTCTGCTGTGGCTTTCTGCAAGTCTGCCTGA